Proteins found in one Neurospora crassa OR74A linkage group II, whole genome shotgun sequence genomic segment:
- a CDS encoding two-component sensor protein histidine protein kinase, producing MESVAIPPQDDQQQLDPPARIFERLRQIAGFAWDETKPPYHSTYDNWHVFGTRFVSPFSTTGTPAPASPAPYPNTSPSSLAKLAPGHRAAPQDRPNVSASHSDAGSDRSTISLPTVAHHATDAPVVEELVVARISYHVLREERAYHITKSLVSTVDPNAEHISRPIDLIRLNPLPGDRGTIVVAIYAYSGENYLFKVLDMGPAFFYAKKHNDRWEAHREEHPVLEEPISLQHFLDFAIGAAQCLEMLHHSQSIVHGEIRPDAFHYNLELNRIKITSLGSGLRSFEHGLTSTGWSTLSKEVGARHKLQYISPEQTGRMPAEPDTRTDIYSLGVLFWSLLTQQPVFQGDTPLDIVQGVLGRRIPNVSQIRMDVPDAIGRIIQKCISKNVSDRYFSASGLRHDLVKVQELLGSGDSQSLRDFQVGSRDVSSSFRLPTIMIGRDRERSELVKVIERVSKSHGMNHKGGVNWGSDGSVLSNDVVDNAEVSSEGASSADGLNRQSGSWALALTPDPRNRVSLPPSALGTSSVTTSGETTSSGTSTGTSTISGGNRQSRQWDKPAFETSSLNENVSSDASRGSGLLSEPTSTISRQLGSKFRKQRQGNCEVVIIEGTGGLGKSYLVQSILADARRRGYCATAKFETARRTAFGPLLQLLSSLFRQVWGERNTETPFHQALKHHVRPVWPTLHKVLGLPEFLLGPPDNTPQRSNSTSSQSGQPALKRRGSSPELGGNNMYRHSSKVSSATQTSQEFLRAGASTQTSRLTNTFLDVLRMFTHYKFICFCLDDLHFADDESQELISQIIGARMKMVIIITYRPEEIGPEKVLQILSPPKSEELPRGAGAPIMTKIKLTPLSEDDIIHFVSSTLCLPKEDVTPLALVIQSKTAGNPFYMREMLNAGYRKKCIWYDYMAGEWKYDLDKLFDQFQGEQNYDVLDTAFITRRLSELPPASRSILAWAALLGQTFSFDLICRLMTGEFHFEEDKDKRQQEEDCSYIIPADESVAGLEAAIQACIIVPSDRDDHFRFVHDRYIQAAAALQECNARKMHFAIAQTLLKYHANDRTYRDNAASHICECVDIICQQVSRRRSYRALLSRCAQEASVSGARPTAAKFYGNAVALLQPDPWNDDAGDSSYEETLQLYIQAAECYLYMGLHAAANDLLQTILAKARTAVDKAPAWVLQSRIFAQRGNSEQALDSLRLCLKALGVGFDDNPSFEKCDAQFERLSVRIQTMDRSELVNPPKTEDLTLASLGAVLTETVSAGWWSNCLYFYQLALSMMELHLEKGSFPQSGMAFLFLGTIALSRFNMVQFTVDLAGIFLELLEKYRDPYSMARGYMIYANFVGHVQFPLGAIANQLEASVEFAAAMGDRISAILSFGLAAQLKFFASENISDLEAFCQYGCEEVPNWHLDTRGGVILIAIRQVCRALQGKTQVTDPYEVMSDEQHKASTYKSWLTAKASGDRTLMFYESIEIIPLFLYGHYERAIEIGEVCCKNSKMIWSARNTKLAQWFYALSLAAVILREQQDPRRMAEDEEKFQSRVEETIEKIDELNKGLKDWQAVNNVNYLAWSKLLDAQIAEIRGQYGDAIQQYEEALDHAAEYNFLFEEALGNYLMASVFIRHKGRRSARSTLRDSIALYRQLGATGIADLIETGHSILLHGPMRNPRTADAGVQTDFTGDAASVQYRTVEEEGLEDGEETAQAAVAALKGERMTAWRGSMQPEAGVGLPALDMIDLHAILVSSQVISSVLRVDELLKTMCDVILQTCSGSATLAALVVYEDEKQKDNSPLCVAASGDPDKGAEAHIPGIPLSGTDLVAENVILYCSRFREVVFLRDLVSDERFGNVSESWLRRNPNSKAVIAIPILHGSENPLLGVLYLEGVPGSFTDRNVTVLQLLVNQIGISYSNALAMKAVEKVSAENVSMVALQKRALAKAVEAETKARNAEAEAIRNVKLAEEAAKAKSIFLANVSHELRTPLNGVIGNSELLRDSNLNKEQLEMADSIRVSADLLLTVINDILDFSRMEADKMKLYIIAFNPEEMVREVVRAASYSNKEKTSKKNVKIVHDINLPPMLIYGDPIRLHQVLGNLIGNSLKFTEHGSITIGAKVDSETTEKATLTFWVKDTGIGISPQQLDKLFLPFSQADESTARKYGGSGLGLSICKSLIESTMKGKIRLDSEENVGTTVWFTVTFDKAKPEVMAGDTQSTSPVQMEPPRDRQPRPLPGAVENGDISSDQVPRPYIDLTHIPRNQLRICIAEDNSINAKIAMQYMHKLGYPNVDTYDNGLKAVEGLREKARQGNPYHIILMDVQMPVLDGYEATKMLRNDPIDSVRNVLVIAMTASAIQGDREKCLAAGMNDYLAKPVRGELLKRKLDTYLGASASMSFSTQRFLERRFAQRPGSPQPINPGSSSTKKDVDTPLSSPVPPPLADNTAASASTVKIGVGSAAASLREVAASNVSGGESRPSSPKLLSPSGKNSKQSHRRGRSYDIRLLRPSESATSFSNVTNTSGGSSSNSNSSSKKLDRRLSSPSLSSSERRGSVPDLTAGGGGGDKRQPKKLVEARE from the exons ATGGAGTCAGTCGCGATACCTCCACAAGACgaccagcagcagctcgATCCCCCGGCCCGCATCTTTGAACGATTACGCCAAATCGCCGGCTTTGCATGGGACGAGACTAAACCGCCTTACCATTCTACCTACGACAACTGGCACGTCTTCGGCACTCGATTCGTTTCGCCCTTTTCCACCACCGGAACCCCGGCCCCTGCCTCCCCGGCTCCATATCCTAACACGAGTCCGTCGTCTTTAGCAAAGCTAGCACCCGGCCACCGCGCAGCCCCCCAGGACCGCCCCAATGTTTCGGCCTCTCACAGCGACGCCGGCAGTGATCGTTCCACCATTTCTCTTCCCACCGTTGCCCACCATGCTACCGATGCGCCTGTTGTCGAGGAGCTCGTCGTTGCCAGAATATCCTACCATGTCCTCCGCGAAGAGAGGGCCTACCATATCACCAAAAGTCTTGTTTCGACTGTTGATCCCAATGCCGAGCACATCTCGAGACCGATAGACCTCATTCGTCTGAACCCCTTGCCAGGCGATCGGGGGACCATCGTTGTGGCCATCTACGCGTATTCTGGGGAAAATTATTTGTTCAAGGTGTTGGATATGGGCCCCGCCTTCTTCTACGCCAAAAAACACAATGACCGATGGGAGGCGCACCGCGAAGAACATCCGGTCCTCGAGGAGCCCATATCACTTCAGCACTTTCTGGATTTTGCCATAGGCGCTGCCCAATGTCTGGAGATGCTTCACCATAGCCAAAGCATTGTTCACGGCGAAATACGTCCCGATGCCTTCCATTACAACCTCGAACTAAACAGAATAAAGATAACGTCACTCGGCTCTGGTCTACGGTCCTTCGAGCACGGTTTAACAAGCACAGGCTGGTCCACACTGTCGAAGGAGGTGGGCGCCCGCCATAAACTACAGTACATCAGCCCTGAACAAACCGGACGGATGCCTGCCGAGCCCGACACTCGCACCGATATCTATTCCCTGGGGGTTTTGTTTTGGAGTCTCTTGACACAGCAGCCCGTGTTCCAGGGCGACACACCGCTTGATATCGTCCAAGGTGTCCTTGGGCGTAGGATACCTAACGTGTCCCAGATACGAATGGATGTTCCCGACGCGATTGGCCGCATCATTCAAAAGTGCATTTCCAAAAACGTGAGCGATCGGTACTTTTCGGCCAGTGGCCTCCGGCACGATTTGGTCAAGGTGCAAGAGTTGCTTGGCTCCGGCGATTCCCAGAGTCTCAGGGACTTTCAAGTTGGTTCCCGAGACgtatcttcctccttccggCTTCCGACCATTATGATTGGCCGCGACCGCGAGCGATCCGAGCTTGTCAAAGTCATTGAGCGAGTATCCAAGAGCCATGGGATGAACCACAAAGGTGGGGTAAATTGGGGTTCAGATGGATCTGTCTTGTCAAACGATGTTGTTGACAATGCTGAAGTCTCCAGTGAAGGCGCTAGCTCAGCCGACGGCTTGAACAGGCAGTCCGGCTCATGGGCCCTTGCTTTAACCCCGGATCCGAGAAACAGAGTCAGCTTGCCCCCTTCGGCCCTGGGAACCAGTTCGGTGACCACCTCGGGCGAAACGACGTCTTCAGGCACGTCAACGGGTACGTCGACGATCTCGGGAGGAAATCGACAGTCTCGCCAGTGGGATAAGCCAGCTTTTGAAACGTCCAGCTTGAACGAGAATGTCAGCTCCGATGCCTCGCGGGGCAGTGGATTGCTTAGCGAACCTACCTCGACGATATCACGCCAGCTCGGTTCCAAGTTCCGAAAGCAGAGACAAGGCAATTGCGAGGTGGTGATCATCGAGGGTACCGGCGGTCTAGGAAAGAGCTATCTGGTCCAGTCAATACTGGCAGATGCGCGCAGGAGAGGTTATTGTGCTACAGCCAAATTTGAAACAGCAAGGAGAACTGCCTTTGGCCCCCTTTTGCAGCTGCTATCCTCTCTCTTCCGTCAGGTCTGGGGCGAGAGAAACACCGAGACCCCTTTTCATCAAGCGCTCAAACACCATGTCCGGCCTGTGTGGCCTACGTTGCATAAGGTCCTTGGCCTCCCCGAATTCCTGCTAGGCCCGCCCGACAACACCCCTCAACGATCCAACTCCACTAGCTCACAGAGCGGCCAGCCCGCGTTGAAACGACGCGGATCGTCTCCCGAGCTTGGCGGCAACAACATGTACCGACATTCTTCGAAAGTATCGTCCGCGACCCAGACTTCACAGGAGTTTCTGAGGGCTGGGGCTTCGACGCAGACTTCCCGCCTAACGAACACCTTCCTCGATGTACTGCGGATGTTCACACACTACAAATTCATTTGCTTCTGTCTCGATGATCTGCACTTTGCGGACGACGAGTCACAGGAGCTCATTAGCCAGATCATCGGAGCGCGAATGAAAatggtcatcatcatcacgtACCGCCCGGAAGAGATCGGGCCCGAGAAAGTCCTGCAAATCCTCAGTCCACCAAAGTCCGAAGAGCTACCACGTGGAGCAGGCGCACCAATAATGACCAAAATAAAGCTAACGCCTCTGTCCGAGGACGACATAATACACTTCGTATCGTCGACACTCTGTCTACCGAAGGAAGATGTCACGCCTTTGGCTCTTGTCATCCAATCCAAGACAGCTGGAAACCCCTTTTATATGCGTGAGATGCTCAATGCTGGCTATAGGAAGAAGTGCATCTGGTATGACTACATGGCTGGTGAATGGAAGTACGACTTGGACAAGCTCTTCGACCAGTTTCAAGGGGAACAGAACTACGATGTTCTCGACACCGCATTTATCACCCGACGCTTAAGTGAGCTGCCGCCCGCCTCACGGTCAATCCTTGCTTGGGCTGCGTTACTCGGGCAGACTTTTTCGTTTGACCTTATCTGCCGACTCATGACTGGCGAGTTTCATTTTgaagaagacaaggacaagcgacagcaagaagaagattgctCATATATCATACCCGCAGATGAGTCCGTTGCTGGACTTGAAGCAGCCATACAAGCCTGCATCATTGTTCCAAGCGATAGGGATGATCATTTTCGTTTCGTCCACGATCGCTACATCCAGGCGGCTGCGGCATTACAAGAATGCAATGCTCGAAAAATGCACTTTGCCATCGCCCAAACACTCCTCAAATACCACGCCAACGATCGTACTTACAGGGACAATGCGGCCTCCCACATTTGCGAGTGCGTCGATATCATCTGCCAGCAAGTGTCTCGTCGGCGTTCGTATCGAGCATTGCTCTCCCGGTGTGCACAAGAAGCATCCGTGAGTGGCGCAAGACCTACTGCAGCAAAATTCTACGGCAACGCTGTAGCGCTACTTCAACCTGACCCTTGGAACGACGATGCGGGCGATTCCTCGTATGAAGAGACTCTCCAACTCTATATCCAAGCAGCCGAATGCTACCTTTACATGGGCCTccacgccgccgccaacgatCTACTCCAGACAATTCTCGCCAAGGCAAGGACGGCTGTTGACAAGGCCCCGGCCTGGGTACTGCAGTCACGAATTTTTGCTCAGCGCGGAAACTCCGAACAGGCATTGGACTCACTCCGGTTGTGTTTGAAAGCTTTGGGTGTAGGGTTCGATGACAACCCATCCTTTGAGAAGTGCGACGCCCAATTCGAGCGCCTGTCCGTACGAATACAGACAATGGATCGCAGCGAGCTGGTCAACCCGCCCAAGACGGAAGATCTCACTCTTGCATCCCTTGGTGCCGTGCTCACCGAGACCGTTAGTGCTGGATGGTGGAGCAACTGTCTGTACTTTTACCAACTTGCGCTCTCTATGATGGAGTTACACTTGGAGAAAGGTTCATTCCCCCAATCTGGCATGGCATTTCTATTCTTGGGCACCATCGCCCTCTCGAGGTTCAACATGGTTCAATTCACTGTCGACTTGGCCGGCATTTTCCTGGAGCTGCTGGAGAAGTACCGCGATCCATATTCGATGGCCAGGGGCTACATGATCTATGCCAACTTTGTCGGTCATGTACAGTTTCCGCTCGGCGCTATTGCCAACCAGCTTGAGGCATCGGTCGAGTTCGCCGCTGCTATGGGAGACCGCATCTCTGCCATTCTTAGCTTTGGTCTAGCTGCACAGCTGAAATTTTTTGCCAGCGAAAATATCTCCGATCTCGAGGCCTTCTGCCAGTATGGCTGTGAGGAGGTACCGAATTGGCATCTGGACACTCGTGGCGGCGTAATTCTTATTGCCATTCGACAGGTGTGCCGTGCCTTGCAAGGGAAAACGCAAGTGACAGATCCTTATGAGGTCATGAGTGACGAACAACACAAAGCCTCAACTTACAAGTCTTGGCTCACAGCCAAGGCCAGTGGAGACAGGACGCTTATGTTCTACGAGTCAATCGAGATTATCCCGCTCTTCCTGTATGGGCACTATGAGCGGGCCATTGAGATCGGGGAGGTTTGTTGCAAGAACAGCAAGATGATTTGGTCGGCCAGGAACACAAAGCTCGCACAGTGGTTTTACGCTTTGTCTTTGGCGGCTGTGATCCTCCGCGAACAGCAAGACCCTCGGCGCATGgctgaagatgaggagaagTTTCAGAGCCGCGTGGAGGAGACGATTGAGAAGATTGATGAACTGAACAAGGGGCTGAAGGACTGGCAGGCAGTTAATAATGTTAACTACCTGGCTTGGTCAAAGTTACTGGATGCCCAAATAGCAGAGATCCGTGGTCAATATGGGGATGCCATTCAGCAATATGAAGAGGCGTTGGATCATGCTGCAGAATACAATTTCCTCTTCGAGGAGGCCTTGGGAAATTACCTGATGGCTAGCGTCTTCATTCGTCACAAGGGCAGGCGCTCTGCCCGGTCTACCCTTCGCGACTCTATTGCTCTCTACCGCCAGCTTGGTGCCACAGGAATCGCCGACCTCATCGAGACCGGTCATAGTATTTTGCTCCATGGCCCTATGCGCAACCCTCGCACGGCTGATGCTGGCGTTCAGACCGATTTTACTGGCGACGCTGCGTCTGTTCAATATCGGAccgtggaagaagaaggattggAGGACGGAGAGGAGACGGCGCAGGCTGCGGTGGCAGCGCTGAAAGGGGAACGCATGACAGCGTGGAGGGGCTCAATGCAGCCGGAGGCTGGGGTTGGCTTGCCAGCACTTGATATGATCGATCTGCACGCGATTTTGGTCTCATCTCAGGTCATCTCCTCGGTGTTGAGGGTTGATGAGCTTCTCAAGACCATGTGCGACGTAATCTTGCAGACGTGCAGCGGGTCCGCTACCCTGGCAGCTCTCGTGGTGTATGAGGATGAGAAGCAGAAGGACAATTCGCCCCTGTGTGTTGCTGCGAGTGGTGACCCCGATAAAGGAGCTGAGGCGCACATTCCCGGCATTCCCCTCAGCGGAACCGACCTCGTCGCCGAGAATGTCATCCTGTACTGCTCCCGCTTCCGTGAGGTGGTTTTTCTTCGGGACCTTGTAAGCGATGAGCGGTTCGGCAACGTTAGCGAAAGTTGGCTTCGGAGGAACCCAAACAGCAAAGCGGTCATTGCCATCCCGATCTTGCATGGTTCTGAAAACCCGCTACTTGGCGTCTTGTACCTCGAAGGCGTTCCCGGATCATTCACAGACCGAAACGTCACTGTTCTGCAGCTTCTCGTCAACCAGATCGGAATCAGTTACTCGAACGCTCTGGCCATGAAAGCTGTTGAAAAGGTTTCGGCTGAGAACGTCTCCATGGTGGCGCTCCAGAAGCGTGCTTTGGCTAAAGCGGTTGAAGCAGAAACCAAAGCCAGAAATGCCGAAGCTGAAGCCATCCGGAACGTGAAGCTTGCGGAAGAAGCCGCGAAGGCGAAGTCAATCTTCCTCGCTAATGTCTCTCACGAGCTGCGCACGCCCCTAAATGGAGTGATTGGAAACTCGGAGCTGCTCAGGGATAGCAACTTGAATAAGGAGCAACTGGAAATGGCTGACTCGATACGTGTGTCGGCAGATCTGCTACTTACAGTCATCAACGACATCCTGGACTTTTCAAGGATGGAGGCAGACAAGATGAAGCTCTACATCATCGCATTCAACCCGGAGGAGATGGTTCGCGAAGTCGTCCGCGCAGCATCGTACAGCAACAAGGAAAAGACATCCAAGAAGAACGTCAAGATCGTTCACGACATCAATCTTCCTCCCATGTTGATTTACGGCGATCCCATTCGTCTTCACCAGGTCCTGGGCAATCTCATTGGCAACAGCCTGAAGTTCACAGAGCATGGCTCCATCACCATTGGGGCCAAGGTCGACTCCGAAACCACAGAGAAGGCGACGTTGACATTTTGGGTCAAGGATACCGGCATCGGCATTTCACCACAGCAACTGGACAAgctcttccttccctttagCCAAGCCGACGAGAGCACAGCGCGGAAATATGGCGGCAGTGGTCTCGGTCTTAGTATCTGCAAGTCACTGATCGAATCGACCATGAAGGGCAAGATCCGCTTGGACAGTGAGGAGAACGTGGGGACAACCGTCTGGTTCACTGTCACGTTTGATAAGGCCAAGCCGGAGGTGATGGCAGGTGATACCCAGAGCACATCGCCCGTTCAGATGGAGCCTCCACGGGACCGCCAACCGCGGCCACTTCCGGGCGCTGTGGAAAACGGCGATATCAGCAGTGATCAGGTGCCGCGGCCCTACATCGACCTTACCCATATCCCACGCAACCAGCTTCGAATATGCATTGCCGAAGACAATTCCATCAATGCTAAGATTGCCATGCAGTATATGCACAAGCTGGGTTATCCGAATGTTGATACCTATGACAACGGCCTGAAAGCAGTTGAGGGTCTGCGGGAGAAGGCGCGGCAGGGAAACCCGTATCACATCATACTAATGGATGTACAAATGCCAGTGCTGGATGGTTATGAGGCGACGAAGATGTTGCGAAACGATCCGATAGATTCTGTCCGCAATGTTCTCGTAATAGCCATGACAGCCTCGGCCATTCAGGGCGATCGAGAGAAGTGTCTCGCTGCGGGTATGAACGATTATCTTGCCAAGCCGGTTCGAGGGGAGCTGCTGAAGAGAAAGCTGGATACTTATCTGGGAGCGAGCGCGAGCATGAGTTTCAGCACTCAG CGTTTTCTCGAACGGCGCTTCGCCCAAAGGCCTGGAAGCCCCCAACCCATCAACcccggcagcagcagtaccAAAAAAGACGTTGACACTCCACTTTCCTCGCCCGTGCCACCTCCTTTGGCTGATAACAccgctgcttctgcttccaCTGTCAAAATCGGAGTGGGATCCGCTGCGGCTTCTCTTCGAGAGGTGGCGGCCAGCAACGTGAGCGGCGGTGAATCGAGACCGTCTTCACCCAAACTCCTCTCTCCCAGCGGCAAGAACAGCAAACAAAGCCACAGAAGAGGCAGATCATACGATATCCGCCTCCTTCGCCCCTCGGAGTCCGCAACAAGCTTCAGTAACGTCACAAATACCAGCGgcggaagcagcagcaacagcaacagcagcagcaagaagtTGGACAGGCGTTTGTCCTCTCCATCTTTGTCCTCCAGTGAGCGGCGAGGATCGGTGCCGGACCTGACAgctggtggcggcggtggtgataAGCGGCAGCCTAAGAAGCTGGTGGAGGCTCGGGAGTGA